One Doryrhamphus excisus isolate RoL2022-K1 chromosome 17, RoL_Dexc_1.0, whole genome shotgun sequence genomic region harbors:
- the derl1 gene encoding derlin-1, with protein MSDIGDWFKSIPLITRGWFAASIAVPLVGKLGLIDPRNLVLRPELLLSRFHLWRPVTATLYFPVYPNTGFLFLVNLYFLYNYSTRLETGAFDGRPADYVFMLLFNWICIVITGVIMDMQLLMIPLIMSVLYIWAQFNKDMIVSFWFGTRFKAHYLPWVILMFNFIIGGSFVNELIGNLVGHLYFFLMFKYPMDLGGRSFLSTPEFLYRLLPSRRGGVSGFGAPPTRRPAAQDQAQAGGGGRHNWGQGFRLGD; from the exons ATGTCAGACATCGGGGACTGGTTCAAAAGCATCCCCCTCATTACCAGGGGCTGGTTTGCTGCCTCCATTGCTGTCCCCCTTGTAGGGAAACTAGGATTGATTGACCCCAGGAACCTCGTACTGAGACCCGAATTGTTATTAAGTAGATTTCAC CTGTGGAGGCCAGTGACAGCCACCCTGTATTTCCCAGTGTACCCAAATACTGGCTTTCTCTTCTTGGTCAACCTGTATTTCCTTTACAACTACTCTACTCGGTTAGAGACAG GAGCGTTTGATGGCCGACCTGCAGACTATGTCTTCATGCTCTTATTCAACTGGATCTGCATTGTT ATAACCGGGGTGATCATGGACATGCAG ctgcTGATGATCCCGTTGATCATGTCTGTTCTGTACATCTGGGCTCAGTTCAATAAAGACATGATTGTCTCCTTCTGGTTTGGAACACGATTCAAG GCACATTATCTGCCTTGGGTCATCTTGATGTTCAACTTCATCATCGGAGGCTC TTTTGTTAATGAGCTCATCGGGAACCTGGTGGGACACCTCTATTTCTTTCTCATGTTCAAATATCCCATGGACCTTGGTGGACGCTCATTCCTGTCTACGCCAGAGTTCTT ATACCGACTCCTCCCTAGCAGGAGAGGAGGTGTGTCAGGCTTCGGAGCCCCTCCGACGAGGAGACCAGCAGCACAGGATCAAGCACAAGCAGGCGGGGGTGGCCGTCACAACTGGGGCCAAGGCTTCCGTCTGGGGGATTAA
- the tbc1d31 gene encoding TBC1 domain family member 31, producing the protein MEVTDIGNKEEGKLWCRKPAPGKGILLTVGRTAHQTKIRFLHATFDTTGDSFLAGDHHGNIYAFDISRNRFRLVQRTGQACTALAFSLGRTTEFLVALVDNTVKCFDKDTKQLVSCMRGHEGAVSSISMHSSGRYAVTTSADTAQLWDLDTFQRERKLNVQQSVGIQKVFFLPHSNTILSCFNDDSIFAWESDTLVCKYQLPVPDYGPRIFYKTFAVTRDGKILAAGGRSNLLHLWCLDPKELVNVIQMPAQVRTVRQLEFLPDSFDEGASQTLGVLGQDGIMRFINIHTSKLLFHIGSHSDAITSVTVSPTGRHVVAILDNGSISVYSIQSLTQDLNKLPLPQLVVTSGGAANQEQSNLKAKVQSETAQRQTKNKARPKRVQILAPSGGSTVEDKENQLPGGLNKKRLVALLKTFGEYPAKYRMFVWRSLLYLPENYAAYSSLTDKGPHSAYLALHEKYPIKSQKLQRGLQRVLSASAHWAAIFGEVEYLPLITFPFVKLFQNNPMVCFEVVATVLVNWCQNWFDFFPNPPLNILSMAENILAHHDKELLQHLVDCGITSQLYLWPLLETLFSEVLTRDEWLRLFDNVFSNHPSFLLMACVAYLTCCREPLLLCCQTQDFEYFFHHRNNLNMEDMIKEAYWLMSNTPDDIHPRMMLSDFTPLTKGQYPLFNKYPEFIVEYNKREKEKIRQEEMEYLQERQAVSTLHADLMERQAEDDAYFAQQELLQKAEEQRRNILTQEEARLTQQRKKLAAMKRELKMKELQLLDANKKRLHKHQQDQHVSQIQTLDQEIRRKMELREQETAAALQDLEMQQMELEIQRRQLQQQLCKEQLHVERQVVEKEQLLMKCDKKEEQLQGADAKKKAEASQPGSDSNWQRDATKAPLPLPPHVDWLERRRERLAAFDRRTLAEGDRLTDTWRDTAGREWDEVVNDRARIMEWRQSRPATDTIGGLTHSPKPASGGATPKQAGRNMVCLNARSPAASTSTNFSLDRGRAHLDSKERQLIKDIRDLRQRLLTRTKEGSVGSYQSTLTPRATTR; encoded by the exons ATGGAGGTGACCGATATCGGAAACAAAGAAGAAGGGAAGCTCTGGTGTCGAAAACCAGCACCTGGGAAAGG TATACTGTTGACAGTGGGCCGTACTGCTCATCAGACTAAGATTCGTTTCCTCCATGCAACCTTTGACACCACAGGAGATTCCTTCCTGGCTGGcgatcaccatggcaacatctATGCCTTTGACATAAGTAGAAACAG ATTTCGTCTTGTGCAGAGGACGGGACAGGCCTGCACTGCTTTAGCTTTCTCTCTCGGCAGGACCACAGAGTTCCTGGTGGCTCTTGTTGACAACACGGTCAAATGTTTCGACAAAG ACACAAAGCAGCTGGTCAGTTGTATGCGGGGCCACGAGGGGGCCGTTTCATCCATCTCCATGCACAGCTCCGGCCGCTACGCTGTCACCACGTCCGCAGACACCGCTCAGCTCTGGGATCTGGACACCTTCCAGAGGGAGAGAAAGCTCAACGTCCAACAGTCAGTGGGCATACAGAAG GTGTTCTTCCTCCCCCACAGCAACACCATCCTCAGCTGTTTCAATGACGACTCCATCTTTGCTTGGGAGAGTGACACACTCGTGTGTAAATACCAACTTCCTGTGCCCGACTATGGACCCCGGATCTTTTACAAGACTTTTGCTGTGACACG AGATGGTAAAATCCTGGCAGCAGGGGGGCGCTCAAACCTGCTGCACCTATGGTGTCTGGATCCCAAGGAGCTGGTCAATGTGATCCAGATGCCAGCGCAGGTTCGAACTGTCAGACAGTTGGAATTCCTTCCTGACAGCTTCGATGAAGGAGCCAGTCAG ACATTGGGTGTGTTGGGCCAAGACGGCATTATGCGCTTCATTAACATTCACACCTCCAAGCTGCTTTTTCACATCGGTTCCCATAGCGACGCCATCACCAGTGTGACCGTCAGCCCCACTGGTCGCCATGTGGTGGCCATCTTGGACAATGGCAGCATCAGCGTCTACAGCATTCAGAGTCTCACGCAGGACTTAAACAAG CTTCCTCTCCCACAGTTGGTCGTCACCTCAGGGGGCGCGGCGAACCAGGAACAGTCAAACCTAAAGGCCAAGGTCCAATCAGAGACAGCACAAAGACAAACCAAAAACAAGGCACGGCCCAAACGAGTACAGATCTTAGCCCCCTCTGGTGGGTCGACCGTTGAGGATAAAGAG AACCAACTCCCTGGTGGTCTGAACAAGAAGCGGCTGGTGGCTCTGCTTAAAACATTTGGAGAATATCCTGCAAAATACAG GATGTTTGTGTGGCGATCCTTGTTATACTTGCCTGAGAACTACGCAGCATACAGCAGCCTGACCGATAAAGGCCCGCACTCAGCCTACCTCGCCCTCCATGAGAAGTATCCCATCAAAAGCCAGAAGCTCCAGAGGGGGCTGCAAAG GGTTTTGTCTGCATCGGCTCACTGGGCCGCCATCTTTGGAGAGGTGGAGTACCTTCCACTGATAACCTTCCCGTTTGTGAAGCTCTTCCAGAACAATCCTATGGTCTGCTTTGAGGTGGTGGCCACAGTCTTAG TGAACTGGTGCCAAAACTGGTTCGATTTCTTCCCCAACCCTCCTCTGAACATCCTGAGCATGGCGGAGAACATCCTGGCTCACCATGACAAGGAGCTGCTGCAGCACCTGGTGGATTGTGGCATCACCTCACAG CTCTACTTGTGGCCCCTCTTGGAGACGTTATTCTCCGAGGTTCTGACTCGCGACGAGTGGCTCAGACTCTTTGACAACGTCTTTTCCAACCATCCGTCCTTCCTGCTGATGGCGTGCGTGGCCTACCTGACGTGCTGCCGGGAGCCGCTCTTGCTGTGCTGCCAGACGCAGGACTTTGAG TATTTCTTTCACCATCGGAACAACTTGAACATGGAAGACATGATTAAGGAAGCTTATTGGTTGATGAGCAACACGCCGGATGACATTCATCCCAGGATGATGCTCTCCGACTTCACGCCTCTGACCAAAGGCCAGTACCCCTTGTTCAACAAATACCCAGAGTTCATAGTGGAGTATAACAAACGTGAGAAGGAGAAGATTCGCCAGGAGGAGATGGAGTACCTCCAGGAGAG GCAAGCGGTGTCAACGCTGCACGCAGATTTAATGGAACGCCAAGCGGAAGACGACGCCTACTTTGCACAACAG GAGCTCCTGCAGAAGGCTGAAGAGCAGCGCAGAAACATCCTGACTCAAGAGGAGGCCAGGCTAACTCAGCAGAGGAAGAA GCTGGCAGCCATGAAGAGAGAGCTAAAGATGAAGGAGTTGCAGCTGCTGGATGCAAATAAAAAACGGCTCCACAAACACCAGCAGGACCAGCACGTCTCACAGATACAAACGCTGGACCAGGAGATCAGGAGAAAG ATGGAGCTGCGTGAGCAGGAAACGGCAGCGGCACTCCAGGATCTGGAAATGCAGCAGATGGAGCTGGAGATACAACGCAGGCAGCTCCAGCAG CAACTGTGCAAGGAGCAGCTCCACGTAGAACGTCAGGTCGTCGAAAAGGAGCAGCTGTTGATGAAGTGTGATAAAAAGGAGGAGCAGCTGCAGGGTGCGGACGCAAAGAAGAAG GCTGAGGCGAGCCAGCCGGGCTCCGACTCCAACTGGCAGCGAGACGCCACCAAGGCCCCGCTGCCGCTGCCGCCGCACGTCGACTGgctggagaggaggagagagaggttGGCCGCGTTCGACAGGAGAACCCTGGCGGAAGGCGACCGTCTCACCGACACCTGGAGAGACACGGCCGGAAGGGAG TGGGATGAAGTCGTGAATGACCGAGCGCGAATAATGGAGTGGCGGCAGTCCCGGCCTGCAACAGACACAA TTGGAGGACTTACTCACAGTCCCAAACCAGCCAGCGGCGGCGCCACGCCCAAACAAGCCGGACGCAACATGGTGTGCCTGAACGCCAGGTCCCCTGCGGCAAGCACCTCCACCAACT TCTCGCTGGACCGAGGACGCGCACATTTGGACAGCAAAGAGAGACAACTGATAAAGGATATCAGAGATCTGAGACAGAGGCTGCTGACCAGAACCAAGGAGGGCAGCGTTGGCTCGTACCAGTCAACCCTAACGCCACGCGCCACCACCCGGTGA
- the LOC131105743 gene encoding zinc fingers and homeoboxes protein 1-like: MMSSRRKSTTPCMVLPSDVVERLASDELEEITERTKEDGVDGAEETADGFPTAEELDQTVVVVPTPPDAGESNNIEDKDALTASQRCSTTNPPESQSSDQLTQDQQCDTAEEVADATTVAAISLSKTPIMRMKTKSEPKRIAVSLKASDEAVECFEGGGEAEVGGEQLPIEAPLGPMASMEMLLHDSMKLGGGNLVVSQASEQPRKSSILNPTVIPPGLAQVLSAFQAQQNTAAQSQLLIPLSSIPSYSAAMDTNPLLGSTYKKFPYPSMAEINSLAGQTQFTEEQIKVWFSAQRLKHGVSWTPEEVEEARRKQFNGTVHTVPQTITVIPAHQLSAAANGLQSILQTCQIVGQPGLVFTQVGTGGNLPVTNPITLTVAGLPSQSQSSSRVSCQSTPTNSELKRATTVQPPSLSPQENSALNADTFSMRPKKSKEQLAELKASYLKNHFVSDAEIARLMKITNLTKGEIKKWFSDTRYNQRNSKNNVIVFHDGGGRGGAGCSSSSASTTIVIDSSDETPSSPHRPRTPPAREKETRPKTWNPFPDFTLQKFKEKTPEQLVVLEESFEKSSTPSDEELSRLRTETKLTRREIDAWFTERRKMQSVSTPSPDSSEGGRMDTSGLNAGEAGASSRSASTSRKGSQTPPGGRSKQMPTSSGRDIKDKTKKTPEQLHILKSAFVRSQWPTTEEYDQLVEQSGLPRPYIVSWFGDSRYSWKNGNLKWFFQYQSGNVEGPNGGGSNKLGGRKRRVRNRGWGRSRTRKQPRRSGSFSSDLDRCPPPKKFKSGRDILKEYYLKHRFLSEQDLDELVTKTNMSYERVREWFAEVQRRLDMGADPFQEPTLVMADGVEGTRGLQKEASSANKEQDAGMGEEDEEDDDDDDDEHDEEDTDDSEVWEPSRSVRKSLSVSED; encoded by the exons ATGATGTCAAGCCGCAGAAAATCTACAACGCCTTGCATGGTGCTGCCCTCTGACGTGGTGGAGCGGCTAGCTTCTGATGAGCTGGAGGAGATCACTGAAAGGACAAAGGAAGACGGCGTTGATGGGGCGGAGGAGACAGCAGACGGGTTTCCAACAGCAGAGGAACTGGATCAGACAGTAGTGGTCGTCCCTACCCCACCGGATGCTG GTGAGTCGAACAACATAGAGGACAAAGATGCGCTCACTGCATCACAAAGGTGTAGCACCACAAACCCCCCGGAGAGTCAAAGCAGCGACCAGCTGACCCAGGATCAGCAGTGTGACACGGCTGAGGAAGTAGCAGATGCCACAACTGTCGCTGCCATCTCTCTCAGCAAGACCCCCATCATGAGGATGAAGACCAAATCGGAACCCAAGAGAATCGCCGTCTCCCTTAAAGCGTCAGATGAAGCAGTGGAGTGCTTCGAAGGAGGCGGCGAGGCCGAGGTGGGAGGAGAGCAGTTGCCGATCGAAGCTCCTCTGGGGCCCATGGCGTCTATGGAGATGCTGCTGCATGATTCCATGAAGCTCGGAGGAGGCAACCTAGTGGTCAGTCAAGCCTCGGAGCAGCCGAGGAAGTCATCCATTTTAAATCCCACCGTTATTCCTCCTGGCTTGGCACAG GTGCTTTCTGCTTTCCAGGCCCAGCAGAATACAGCAGCTCAATCCCAACTCCTGATTCCTCTGAGCAGCATCCCTTCTTACAGCGCAGCTATGGACACTAACCCTCTGCTGGGCAGCACCTACAAGAAGTTCCCCTACCCCTCAATGGCTGAGATCAACAGTCTGGCAGGGCAGACACAGTTCACAGAGGAGCAGATTAAG GTTTGGTTCTCTGCCCAGCGGCTGAAGCACGGCGTCAGCTGGACCCCAGAGGAAGTCGAAGAGGCCAGGAGGAAACAGTTCAACGGCACCGTGCACACCGTGCCTCAAACCATTACTGTCATACCCGCTCACCAACTATCTGCTGCCGCCAACGGCCTGCAGTCCATTCTTCAGACCTGCCAGATAGTGGGCCAGCCTGGCTTGGTGTTCACACAG GTGGGTACGGGAGGGAACCTCCCAGTGACCAATCCCATCACCCTGACAGTGGCAGGTCTGCCCAGTCAGTCCCAGAGTTCCAGCAGAGTTTCCTGCCAGTCAACCCCAACAAACAGTGAGCTTAAGCGGGCTACCACTGTTCAGCCCCCCTCTCTCTCGCCACAG GAGAACTCAGCCCTGAATGCAGACACATTCAGCATGCGGCCGAAGAAGTCCAAAGAGCAGCTGGCTGAATTGAAAGCCAGCTACCTTAAAAACCATTTTGTCAGCGATGCGGAGATTGCCCGCTTGATGAAGATCACCAATCTGACGAAGGGGGAGATCAAAAAATGGTTCAGTGACACCAGGTACAACCAACGCAACTCTAAGAACAATGTCATCGTTTTCCACGACGGAGGTGGCAGAGGAGGCGCCGGCtgtagcagcagcagcgctAGCACCACCATTGTCATTGACTCAAGCGACGAAACACCTTCATCCCCGCATCGTCCCCGCACCCCCCCTGCGAGGGAGAAGGAGACACGGCCCAAGACGTGGAATCCCTTTCCCGACTTCACCCTGCAGAAGTTCAAAGAGAAGACGCCGGAGCAACTGGTTGTGCTGGAGGAGAGCTTTGAAAAGAGCAGCACTCCGTCAGATGAAGAGCTGAGCCGGCTGAGAACAGAGACAAAACTGACACGCAGGGAGATTGACGCCTGGTTCACAGAGAGACGGAAAATGCAGTCAGTCAGCACGCCCTCCCCAGATTCTTCAGAAGGAGGACGAATGGACACGAGCGGATTGAACGCCGGAGAAGCCGGGGCTTCTTCTCGCTCTGCCTCCACCTCTCGTAAAGGTAGTCAAACTCCACCCGGCGGGCGCAGCAAGCAGATGCCAACCAGCAGCGGCAGAGACATCAAAGATAAGACGAAAAAGACTCCGGAGCAGCTCCATATTCTTAAAAGTGCCTTTGTGCGAAGTCAGTGGCCCACAACGGAGGAATACGACCAGCTAGTGGAGCAAAGTGGGCTCCCCCGACCGTACATCGTAAGCTGGTTTGGGGATTCTCGGTACTCGTGGAAGAACGGGAACCTTAAGTGGTTCTTTCAGTATCAGAGTGGCAATGTGGAGGGCCCAAATGGTGGGGGGAGCAACAAGTTAGGTGGTCGAAAAAGACGTGTCCGAAATCGCGGCTGGGGGAGATCTCGAACCCGAAAGCAGCCAAGGCGGTCCGGCTCATTTAGTTCAGACTTGGACAGATGCCCCCCGCCGAAGAAATTCAAGAGTGGGCGGGACATCCTGAAGGAGTACTACCTGAAGCACCGCTTCCTCAGTGAGCAGGACCTGGATGAGCTCGTCACCAAGACCAACATGAGCTACGAACGG GTGAGGGAGTGGTTCGCTGAGGTCCAGAGACGGCTGGATATGGGGGCAGACCCCTTCCAGGAGCCGACTTTGGTGATGGCGGACGGAGTAGAGGGGACACGCGGCCTCCAGAAGGAGGCGTCGAGCGCCAACAAGGAACAAGACGCAGGAATGggagaggaggatgaagaggatgacgacgacgacgacgacgagcaCGACGAAGAGGATACAGATGACAGTGAGGTTTGGGAGCCGTCACGCAGTGTGAGGAAGTCCTTGTCAGTATCCGAGGACTAG
- the zgc:101716 gene encoding uncharacterized protein C8orf76, which yields MEIFGSNFDDSVFSEAKDRGSMFISSYNAKRCEPEWFCESAVLDTEDSLEKQKVFKFRGDLALRKGNYQTALDAYSSCLEWIADNNTSIKRDILEGMARCCAKLGDRDRAMDLVDILSKEASNTCHLTSLLLLKVSIYQHLGAIGPRMTSLQELCSLVPYNPWNWFNLGKMCVELLEHNATSEMKEREAEDGVDLTESKLWLKACTSFIRTRLLLKILQQQQSSFARKRNENVLQSLEDALKRLNANKITLKILTEVMSEDLIPDKMKEDYQDGESLSSVCLQSFSERWWNKILLTGILEADGRGGVRSDTTL from the exons ATGGAGATATTTGGAAGCAACTTTGACGACTCTGTGTTTTCGGAAGCGAAAGACcgaggttccatgtttatatcttCTTATAACGCTAAACGCTGCGAGCCGGAG TGGTTCTGTGAGAGTGCTGTTCTCGACACAGAAGATTCTTTGGAGAAGCAGAAAGTTTTTAAATTTCGAGGTGACTTGGCTCTGAGGAAAGGCAATTACCAG ACAGCCCTGGATGCGTACAGTAGTTGCCTGGAATGGATCGCGGACAACAATACGTCAATAAAGCGAGACATATTGGAGGGAATGGCTCGATGTTGCGCCAAGCTGGGTGACCGCGACAGAGCGATGGACTTGGTTGACATCCTG AGCAAAGAAGCTTCAAATACGTGTCACCTGACCAGCCTGCTGCTACTCAAG GTCAGCATCTACCAACATCTTGGAGCCATCGGCCCGAGGATGACATCTCTGCAGGAACTGTGCAGCTTGGTGCCCTACAACCCCTGGAACTGGTTCAACCTGGGAAAGATGTGTGTGGAGCTGCTGGAGCACAACGCTACCTCAG AGATGAAGGAAAGAGAAGCTGAAGACGGCGTGGATCTCACGGAAAGCAAACTGTGGCTGAAGGCCTGCACGTCTTTCATCAGGACCAG gctCCTGCTGAAAatcctgcagcagcagcagtcgtCTTTTGCGCGGAAGCGTAATGAAAATGTCCTCCAATCGTTGGAAGACGCCTTGAAGCGTCTGAACGCCAACAAAATCACTTTGAAGATTCTCACTGAG GTGATGTCAGAGGACCTGATCCCAGACAAGATGAAGGAGGACTACCAAGACGGTGAGAGTCTGTCCAGTGTGTGCCTGCAGAGCTTCAGTGAACGCTGGTGGAATAAAATCTTACTGACGGGAATTCTGGAGGCCGATGGACGAGGAGGCGTACGCAGCGACACCACGttgtga